From one Nocardioides sp. Kera G14 genomic stretch:
- a CDS encoding flagellar export protein FliJ, whose product MSVRTGSADRGLSAVARVRGVKESESLLVLQHALIEQREREERLAQLQAQLRAAAALEAEILGAGTPGALLTLQMNLGQLNDSIQQARSEIAVAEHITESARSRWESDKTQLSAVEQLLERRADERRVERDRLIAKDADDLAGQAWARNREAGDA is encoded by the coding sequence GTGTCCGTCCGCACCGGCTCCGCTGACCGTGGTCTCTCCGCGGTCGCGCGCGTCCGCGGCGTCAAGGAGTCCGAGAGCCTCCTCGTCCTGCAGCACGCACTGATCGAGCAGCGTGAGCGCGAGGAGCGCCTCGCGCAGCTCCAGGCCCAGCTCCGCGCCGCTGCCGCCCTCGAGGCCGAGATCCTCGGCGCCGGCACCCCCGGTGCCCTCCTGACCCTCCAGATGAACCTCGGCCAGCTCAACGACTCCATCCAGCAGGCACGCAGCGAGATCGCCGTCGCCGAGCACATCACCGAGTCGGCCCGCTCCCGTTGGGAGTCCGACAAGACCCAGCTCTCCGCCGTCGAGCAGCTCCTCGAGCGCCGCGCGGACGAGCGCCGTGTCGAGCGCGACCGCCTGATCGCCAAGGACGCCGACGACCTCGCAGGGCAGGCCTGGGCCCGCAACCGCGAGGCAGGTGACGCATGA
- a CDS encoding FliI/YscN family ATPase: MILTPECAELAREAAAPQRLGTVAGIVGLQLEIAGLAAAVGDLVAVDTSAGELLAEVAALRPGALVCLPLGPLYGVRVGDLVRHTGGPLRIAVGPELLGRVLDGLGRPIDGGPPIDHLARVSVDNEAPNAMQRPRIEDPLLLGVRAMDSLTPCGRGQRIGIMAGSGVGKSSLLSMIARGTSADVNVIALVGERGREVREFLDNDLGAEGLARSVVVVATSDAPAVERLRSAFVATRIAESFRDAGKDVVLMMDSLTRVAMAQREIGLSAGEPPATRGYPPSVFGIMPRLLERAGTSPHGSITGLYTVLVEGDDMQDPIGDTARSILDGHLVLSRALATSGHFPAIDVLESISRLQTTVTTKEQQADARRLRQLLAAHRNVKELVEIGAYAAGSDPDADVAIGLLPRINDFLRQRMDERIDDTWARLHSLVGT; encoded by the coding sequence ATGATCCTCACCCCCGAGTGCGCCGAGCTCGCGCGCGAGGCGGCTGCTCCCCAGCGACTCGGGACCGTGGCCGGCATCGTCGGCCTCCAGCTCGAGATCGCCGGTCTCGCGGCCGCCGTCGGTGACCTGGTCGCTGTCGACACCAGCGCCGGCGAGCTGCTCGCCGAGGTCGCCGCACTGAGGCCCGGTGCGTTGGTCTGCCTACCGCTCGGCCCGCTCTACGGTGTGCGCGTCGGCGACCTCGTCCGCCACACCGGCGGCCCGCTGCGGATCGCCGTCGGGCCGGAGCTGCTGGGACGTGTGCTCGACGGACTCGGCCGGCCGATCGACGGCGGTCCCCCGATCGACCACCTCGCCCGGGTCAGCGTCGACAACGAGGCGCCCAACGCCATGCAGCGCCCACGGATCGAGGACCCACTCCTCCTCGGCGTACGGGCCATGGACTCCCTCACCCCGTGCGGCCGCGGTCAGCGCATCGGCATCATGGCCGGCTCCGGCGTCGGGAAGTCGTCACTGCTCTCGATGATCGCGCGTGGCACGTCAGCCGACGTCAACGTGATCGCCCTCGTCGGCGAGCGCGGTCGCGAGGTCCGCGAGTTCCTCGACAACGACCTCGGAGCTGAGGGTCTCGCGCGCAGCGTCGTCGTCGTGGCCACCTCCGACGCCCCCGCGGTCGAGCGGCTGCGCAGCGCCTTCGTCGCCACCCGCATCGCCGAGTCCTTCCGCGACGCCGGTAAGGACGTCGTGCTGATGATGGACTCGCTTACGCGTGTGGCCATGGCCCAGCGCGAGATCGGGCTGTCGGCAGGAGAACCGCCCGCCACCCGCGGCTACCCGCCATCGGTCTTCGGGATCATGCCGCGCCTCCTCGAGCGTGCCGGCACCTCGCCGCACGGCTCGATCACCGGGCTCTACACCGTCCTCGTCGAGGGCGACGACATGCAGGACCCCATCGGCGACACCGCCCGCTCGATCCTCGACGGCCACCTGGTGTTGTCCAGGGCTCTCGCCACATCCGGCCACTTCCCCGCGATCGATGTGCTCGAGTCGATCTCGCGTCTCCAGACGACGGTCACCACGAAGGAGCAGCAGGCCGACGCTCGTCGCCTGCGCCAGCTCCTCGCCGCGCATCGCAACGTCAAGGAGCTCGTCGAGATCGGGGCGTACGCTGCCGGCTCGGACCCCGACGCCGACGTGGCCATCGGGCTGCTGCCGAGGATCAACGACTTCCTGCGCCAGCGCATGGACGAGCGCATCGACGACACCTGGGCGCGCCTGCACTCCCTCGTCGGCACCTGA
- a CDS encoding flagellar assembly protein FliH produces MSFDHQVIRRGSGAPLETLTTPDLPRGEIEHTELARTVLGEVAEKARTEARAQGYLVGWSEGRRDAQQTADQLAREHEAARLESEARRTAEHAAAVQALATAAAEVRGLLESLAAAVESQATHLAWSLTETLVGHQLSVLEAPDVVRRVLDVLPAVPTGLVRFHPSVASEPAVRELVDAGLEILGDPRLGPADALVESNGAVTDLRISAAMERVRAVLTDDSGEA; encoded by the coding sequence ATGTCCTTCGACCACCAGGTGATCCGACGAGGTTCCGGCGCTCCGCTGGAGACCCTGACCACGCCCGACCTGCCCCGCGGCGAGATCGAGCACACGGAGCTCGCCAGGACCGTCCTCGGCGAGGTCGCCGAGAAGGCCCGCACCGAGGCACGCGCCCAGGGCTACCTCGTCGGCTGGTCCGAGGGTCGTCGCGACGCCCAGCAGACCGCCGACCAACTCGCCCGCGAGCACGAGGCCGCCCGGCTCGAGAGCGAAGCGCGTCGCACGGCCGAACATGCCGCGGCGGTCCAGGCACTCGCCACCGCCGCAGCCGAGGTGCGTGGCCTGCTCGAGTCGCTCGCCGCGGCCGTCGAGTCCCAGGCGACCCACCTGGCGTGGTCCCTCACCGAGACGCTCGTCGGGCACCAGCTCTCCGTGCTGGAGGCTCCCGACGTCGTACGTCGTGTGCTCGATGTCCTTCCCGCCGTGCCGACCGGCCTCGTCCGGTTCCACCCGAGTGTCGCCTCCGAGCCGGCCGTGCGCGAGCTCGTCGACGCCGGCCTCGAGATCCTCGGCGACCCCCGCCTCGGCCCCGCCGACGCCCTCGTCGAGTCCAACGGTGCCGTCACCGACCTCCGGATCAGCGCTGCCATGGAGCGGGTCCGCGCCGTGCTCACCGACGACTCGGGCGAAGCGTGA
- the fliG gene encoding flagellar motor switch protein FliG, whose translation MSTMTPALAVMAASGGSLSGSLGVRKAAILLVNLGQEKAAAVLKHMGDSEVEAITAQISQLDMITSAETDEVLTEFHQLMQARAHIAQGGFNFAQELLNSSIGEERAQEIIDRLHAAAVQMPFQFLHRADPAQLRGFIAEEHPQVIALVLAHMTPDKASLLLSGLPNYLQAIVAHRIAVMDRTSPEIVRAVESVLERKLSSMLQPAEVSRVGGVDPLVNIINRSDRPTERMIVEGLENLDPALADEVKSRMFMFEDIVGLDDRSVQQVLRQVDTADLSLALKGVSTQVKNKITDNLSERAAENLLDEVEMLGAVRLAQVEEAQQSIIRTIRQLEEQGQITVRRGNDDEFVV comes from the coding sequence ATGAGCACGATGACCCCTGCCCTCGCTGTCATGGCTGCCTCCGGTGGCTCGCTGTCCGGCTCGCTCGGCGTCCGCAAGGCCGCGATCCTGCTGGTCAACCTCGGCCAGGAGAAGGCTGCCGCCGTGCTCAAGCACATGGGCGACTCCGAGGTCGAGGCGATCACCGCCCAGATCTCCCAGCTGGACATGATCACCTCGGCGGAGACCGACGAGGTCCTCACCGAGTTCCACCAGCTGATGCAGGCCCGCGCCCACATCGCACAGGGCGGCTTCAACTTCGCCCAGGAGCTGCTCAACAGCTCGATCGGCGAGGAGCGCGCCCAGGAGATCATCGACCGTCTGCACGCCGCCGCGGTCCAGATGCCCTTCCAGTTCCTGCACCGCGCCGACCCGGCACAGCTGCGCGGCTTCATCGCCGAGGAGCACCCGCAGGTGATCGCGCTCGTCCTCGCGCACATGACACCGGACAAGGCCTCGCTGCTCCTCTCCGGCCTGCCCAACTACCTGCAGGCGATCGTCGCCCACCGCATCGCGGTGATGGACCGTACGTCGCCCGAGATCGTGCGAGCGGTCGAATCGGTGCTGGAGCGCAAGCTCTCCTCGATGCTGCAGCCGGCCGAGGTCTCCCGCGTCGGCGGCGTCGACCCGCTCGTCAACATCATCAACCGCTCCGACCGCCCGACCGAGCGGATGATCGTCGAGGGCCTCGAGAACCTCGACCCAGCGCTCGCCGACGAGGTCAAGAGCCGGATGTTCATGTTCGAGGACATCGTCGGTCTCGACGACCGCTCCGTGCAGCAGGTGCTCCGCCAGGTCGACACCGCCGACCTGTCGCTGGCCCTCAAGGGCGTCTCGACCCAGGTCAAGAACAAGATCACCGACAACCTGTCGGAGCGTGCGGCCGAGAACCTCCTCGACGAGGTCGAGATGCTCGGAGCCGTCCGCCTCGCCCAGGTGGAGGAAGCGCAGCAGTCGATCATCCGCACCATCCGCCAGCTCGAGGAGCAGGGCCAGATCACGGTCCGTCGCGGCAACGACGACGAGTTCGTCGTCTGA
- the fliF gene encoding flagellar basal-body MS-ring/collar protein FliF, which yields MRERLTGQLGRYTRTFADFTVGQKAVALVGTAALLLGGFLVFKWASAPTYSPLYSSLSGTDASAVVDELDKEGVKYELTNGGSTIMVPQSEVYTARVALAGKNLPASDDGGYALLDNQNLSTSDFQEQTNFKRAMEGELTKTIEAIDGVQTAVVHLAIPEKEVFSDEQDPTTASVLVKTAIGSTLSQEQVQAIVHLVASSIDGLDPDNVTVADATGKVLTVQDDTAAGAASTQLQEVQNFQNQMQAQIQAVLDRVVGPGNATATVTAALNFDKTTTKSRKYTYDKTVPPLSESSQTESYNGTGDAESSAVGGVVGPDGQMDPTSTASGAPSDYKSETATKDNAVGQVDQEIESAPGQVAGLHTSVILDANKIGQIQPADIKNVVSAAIGIDTTRGDTIDVSSMPFDRTTETAAAKELAKAEAAQASAQRMTWIRDGGIAALVLLILLLAWLKARRKAKAREVATSYVVEQLRADAESRAAAQELEAGRMMAELENSVTPLELNPVDEIRDQLNTLVESQPEDVAALLRGWLVDQKS from the coding sequence ATGCGCGAGAGACTGACCGGCCAGCTCGGCCGCTACACCCGGACCTTCGCCGACTTCACGGTCGGCCAGAAGGCGGTCGCCCTTGTCGGCACCGCTGCACTCCTCCTCGGAGGCTTCCTCGTCTTCAAGTGGGCCAGCGCACCGACGTACTCACCCCTCTACTCCAGCCTGAGCGGGACCGACGCCTCCGCGGTCGTCGACGAGCTCGACAAGGAGGGCGTGAAGTACGAGCTGACCAACGGCGGCTCGACGATCATGGTGCCGCAGTCCGAGGTCTACACCGCCCGCGTGGCGCTGGCGGGCAAGAACCTGCCGGCCAGCGACGACGGCGGCTACGCCCTGCTCGACAACCAGAACCTCTCGACGTCCGACTTCCAGGAGCAGACGAACTTCAAGCGGGCGATGGAGGGTGAGCTGACCAAGACCATCGAGGCGATCGACGGCGTCCAGACCGCCGTCGTCCACCTCGCGATCCCGGAGAAGGAGGTCTTCAGCGACGAGCAGGACCCGACCACCGCATCGGTGCTGGTGAAGACGGCGATCGGCAGCACGCTCAGCCAGGAGCAGGTGCAGGCGATCGTCCACCTCGTCGCCTCCTCGATCGACGGGCTCGACCCCGACAACGTGACCGTCGCCGATGCGACCGGCAAGGTGCTGACCGTCCAGGACGACACGGCTGCCGGCGCCGCCAGCACGCAGCTGCAGGAGGTCCAGAACTTCCAGAACCAGATGCAGGCGCAGATCCAGGCCGTGCTCGACCGCGTCGTCGGCCCGGGCAACGCGACCGCCACCGTCACGGCCGCGCTCAACTTCGACAAGACCACGACGAAGAGTCGCAAGTACACCTACGACAAGACCGTCCCGCCGCTCTCGGAGTCGTCGCAGACCGAGAGCTACAACGGCACCGGCGACGCGGAGAGCTCCGCGGTCGGCGGCGTCGTTGGCCCCGACGGCCAGATGGACCCGACCAGCACCGCGAGCGGCGCGCCGTCGGACTACAAGAGCGAGACGGCGACCAAGGACAACGCCGTCGGCCAGGTGGACCAGGAGATCGAGTCGGCCCCCGGGCAGGTCGCCGGACTGCACACCAGCGTCATCCTCGACGCCAACAAGATCGGGCAGATCCAGCCCGCCGACATCAAGAACGTCGTCTCCGCTGCGATCGGCATCGACACCACGCGTGGCGACACGATCGACGTCAGCTCGATGCCGTTCGACCGCACGACCGAGACGGCCGCCGCCAAGGAGCTCGCCAAGGCCGAGGCCGCCCAGGCAAGCGCCCAGCGCATGACGTGGATCCGCGACGGTGGCATCGCCGCGCTGGTCCTCCTCATCCTCCTGCTCGCCTGGCTCAAGGCGCGCCGCAAGGCCAAGGCCCGCGAGGTCGCGACGTCGTACGTCGTGGAGCAGCTGCGTGCCGACGCCGAGTCCCGCGCCGCAGCCCAGGAGCTCGAGGCCGGCCGGATGATGGCCGAGCTCGAGAACTCCGTGACCCCGCTCGAACTCAACCCCGTCGACGAGATCCGGGACCAGCTCAACACCCTCGTGGAGAGCCAGCCCGAGGACGTCGCCGCCCTGCTCCGTGGATGGCTGGTGGACCAGAAGTCATGA
- a CDS encoding flagellar hook-basal body complex protein FliE, translating into MSISGIEAVSGFSPSNFLSIGDTDATASTSATSATGATGTDFSAMLGEGIDSLEAKTDKAADLSVKAATGDLSSIHDYTIAASEAQLATQLTTAVRDKAVSAFQQIMQMTV; encoded by the coding sequence ATGAGCATCTCCGGTATCGAGGCCGTCAGCGGCTTCTCCCCCAGCAACTTCCTCAGCATCGGCGACACCGACGCCACGGCGAGCACGTCGGCGACGTCTGCCACCGGAGCGACCGGCACCGACTTCAGCGCGATGCTCGGCGAGGGCATCGACAGCCTCGAGGCCAAGACCGACAAGGCGGCCGACCTGTCGGTCAAGGCGGCCACCGGTGACCTGAGCAGCATCCATGACTACACGATCGCGGCGTCCGAGGCGCAGCTCGCGACCCAGCTCACCACGGCAGTGCGCGACAAGGCGGTCTCGGCCTTCCAGCAGATCATGCAGATGACGGTCTGA
- a CDS encoding flagellar basal body rod protein FlgC: MGAFDMLSIANTSLGAHQTWLDALSDNIANVNTVTSTSQSAYQAKFAVFTPDANGGVDVAGFAQSSAEGIEVSSPDSPLADADGMVREPDIDMSSQMSQLIMAQRGYQSSVQVTKSAQDTYDSALSIGAK, encoded by the coding sequence ATGGGCGCCTTCGACATGCTCAGCATCGCCAACACGTCGCTCGGTGCACACCAGACCTGGCTCGACGCGCTGTCGGACAACATCGCCAACGTCAACACGGTGACCTCGACCAGCCAGTCGGCGTACCAGGCGAAGTTCGCCGTCTTCACGCCTGACGCCAACGGTGGGGTCGACGTGGCCGGTTTCGCCCAGAGCAGCGCCGAGGGGATCGAGGTCTCCTCCCCCGACAGCCCGCTCGCCGACGCCGACGGCATGGTGCGCGAGCCCGACATCGACATGAGCAGCCAGATGAGCCAGCTGATCATGGCCCAGCGCGGCTACCAGTCCTCCGTCCAGGTGACGAAGTCCGCCCAGGACACCTACGACTCCGCGCTCTCGATCGGCGCAAAGTGA
- the flgB gene encoding flagellar basal body rod protein FlgB — protein sequence MSFGVSSDVTLTLHTALNGLTQRQDVISDDIANVDTPNFRAQSVDFESSLQQAISDGEFDGSDSVVTTSTDTQTPVGANGNNVDLRKETMAMIQTQYSYQMVGRALSDQYSLLKTAAAGGA from the coding sequence GTGTCCTTTGGTGTCTCCAGCGACGTCACGCTGACCCTGCACACCGCGCTCAACGGCCTGACCCAGCGGCAGGACGTCATCTCCGACGACATCGCGAACGTCGACACCCCGAACTTCCGGGCGCAGTCGGTCGACTTCGAGTCCTCGCTCCAGCAGGCGATCAGCGATGGTGAGTTCGACGGCTCCGACTCGGTCGTGACGACCTCGACCGACACGCAGACCCCCGTCGGCGCCAACGGCAACAACGTCGACCTCCGCAAGGAGACGATGGCGATGATCCAGACCCAGTACTCGTACCAGATGGTCGGCCGCGCGCTCTCCGACCAGTACTCACTGCTCAAGACCGCTGCGGCGGGTGGTGCGTGA
- a CDS encoding glycosyltransferase, whose translation MPTPTLSLALIVKDEERCLARCLSSTAGLFDETVVLDTGSTDRTVAIADEHGATVHTFAWVDDFAAARNAAIAHTSGDWVLMLDADEWLLPGADAVLADVRRQAPTFVGEIDVASTIGLRTAGDPGLDGRKPGTRREESPDSAVDGGTTASGWIPRLLPRGVRWTGRIHEQPDWSGPILRTGIRAGHDGYTPELIAAKRGRNAALLRTELQEQPDDAYLLLQLGRALESDREYADAADTYLRALSLTDPAVPARHDLVVRLLFTLGQADRTQEALDVADAEGTRWSESPDFHFCLGDLLLTHGIAHPEDTTQVLPMIEGAWLRALEIGDRPDLVGAVAGRGGHLAAYNLAVLYESMGQPGRASEFHQRSRDLRPLR comes from the coding sequence ATGCCGACCCCGACCCTGTCGCTGGCGCTCATCGTCAAGGACGAGGAGCGTTGTCTGGCGCGCTGCCTCAGCTCCACGGCGGGACTCTTCGACGAGACCGTCGTCCTGGACACCGGCTCGACGGACCGCACCGTAGCGATCGCCGACGAGCACGGCGCCACGGTGCACACCTTCGCGTGGGTGGACGACTTCGCCGCGGCACGGAACGCCGCGATCGCGCACACGAGCGGTGACTGGGTGCTCATGCTCGACGCCGACGAGTGGCTCCTGCCCGGCGCGGACGCAGTCCTCGCCGACGTACGACGACAGGCACCGACCTTCGTCGGGGAGATCGACGTTGCCAGCACCATCGGGCTCCGGACGGCAGGGGACCCCGGACTCGACGGCAGGAAGCCCGGGACTCGGCGGGAGGAGAGCCCGGATTCGGCAGTGGACGGGGGGACGACGGCGTCGGGATGGATTCCACGACTGCTGCCACGCGGTGTCCGCTGGACCGGCCGGATCCACGAGCAGCCCGACTGGAGCGGACCGATCCTCCGCACCGGGATCCGGGCCGGCCATGACGGCTACACACCCGAGCTGATCGCCGCCAAGCGCGGCCGCAACGCCGCCCTGCTGCGCACCGAGCTGCAGGAGCAGCCGGATGACGCCTACCTGCTGCTCCAGCTCGGCCGCGCGCTCGAATCCGACCGGGAGTACGCCGACGCGGCCGACACCTACCTCCGCGCACTCTCCCTCACCGACCCCGCAGTGCCCGCACGCCATGACCTGGTGGTGCGCCTGCTCTTCACGCTCGGCCAGGCCGACCGGACGCAGGAGGCGCTCGACGTCGCCGACGCCGAGGGCACGCGCTGGAGTGAGTCACCGGACTTCCACTTCTGCCTCGGCGACCTGCTGCTCACCCACGGCATCGCGCACCCGGAGGACACGACCCAGGTGTTGCCGATGATCGAGGGCGCGTGGCTGCGGGCCCTCGAGATCGGCGATCGACCCGACCTGGTCGGAGCCGTCGCCGGACGGGGCGGCCACCTGGCGGCGTACAACCTTGCGGTCCTCTACGAATCCATGGGCCAGCCCGGGCGAGCATCCGAGTTCCACCAGCGATCTCGGGACCTTCGACCCCTCAGGTAG
- a CDS encoding response regulator yields MKIIVADDSRVMRQIIIRTLRQAGMSGHDIVEAENGRDCLDKVVVEKPDLVLSDWNMPEMNGIDCLQALRSAGNEVKFGFVTSEGSDDMRARASQAGALFLIAKPFTAETFDEHLKDVLV; encoded by the coding sequence ATGAAGATCATCGTCGCCGACGACAGCCGGGTGATGCGCCAGATCATCATCCGCACCCTGCGCCAGGCGGGCATGAGCGGGCACGACATCGTCGAGGCCGAGAACGGCCGCGACTGCCTGGACAAGGTGGTCGTGGAGAAGCCGGACCTCGTGCTGTCCGACTGGAACATGCCCGAGATGAACGGCATCGACTGCCTGCAGGCACTGCGCTCCGCGGGCAACGAGGTGAAGTTCGGCTTCGTCACATCCGAAGGCTCCGACGACATGCGCGCCCGGGCCTCGCAGGCCGGTGCGCTCTTCCTGATCGCGAAGCCGTTCACGGCTGAGACGTTCGACGAGCACCTGAAGGACGTGCTGGTCTGA
- a CDS encoding chemotaxis protein CheX encodes MTLAPEQTDVAAVVGQVWSSFLGEEQPLLPTPAAAGPFVEPCWSAAVSISGGWDATVTVEVSAELAVALTRLMLGFGDDDALEDGDVADAVGELVNMVGGNIKSLMPGPSVLSLPAVAAGRSAHPSGAMEVSRFDGTWAALPVRVSVHVLSQN; translated from the coding sequence ATGACTCTTGCACCCGAACAGACCGACGTCGCCGCCGTCGTCGGGCAGGTCTGGAGCAGCTTCCTCGGTGAGGAGCAGCCGCTCCTCCCCACTCCCGCCGCTGCCGGGCCGTTCGTCGAGCCGTGCTGGTCTGCCGCCGTGTCGATCAGCGGCGGCTGGGACGCGACCGTGACGGTCGAGGTCTCCGCCGAGCTCGCCGTCGCGCTCACGCGCCTGATGCTGGGCTTCGGTGACGACGACGCGCTCGAGGACGGCGACGTCGCCGACGCCGTCGGAGAGCTGGTCAACATGGTCGGCGGCAACATCAAGTCGCTCATGCCCGGCCCGAGCGTGCTGTCGCTCCCGGCCGTGGCCGCCGGCCGCTCCGCTCATCCGAGCGGTGCGATGGAGGTCTCCCGCTTCGACGGCACCTGGGCAGCGCTGCCCGTGCGCGTCAGCGTGCACGTCCTCTCCCAGAACTGA
- a CDS encoding response regulator, which yields MRAMIIDDSRAMRSILRRIVSELDFETSEAGHGQEALDQFNAGEVPDLCLVDWNMPVMNGYEFITAVRSNPDWRRVTLMMVTTESEQTQIVRALAAGAHEYVIKPFTPDAIVEKLELLGLLERGVA from the coding sequence ATGCGCGCGATGATCATCGACGACTCCCGAGCCATGCGGAGCATCCTGCGACGCATCGTCTCCGAGCTGGACTTCGAGACCTCCGAGGCCGGTCACGGCCAGGAGGCGCTCGACCAGTTCAACGCGGGCGAGGTCCCCGACCTCTGCCTGGTCGACTGGAACATGCCGGTGATGAACGGCTACGAGTTCATCACCGCCGTCCGCTCCAACCCCGACTGGCGCAGGGTCACGCTGATGATGGTGACCACCGAGTCCGAGCAGACGCAGATCGTGCGGGCGCTGGCCGCCGGCGCCCACGAGTACGTCATCAAGCCGTTCACGCCCGATGCCATCGTCGAGAAGCTGGAGCTCCTCGGCCTTCTCGAGAGGGGAGTCGCCTAG
- a CDS encoding CheR family methyltransferase, producing the protein MSATSFQLISTLVRRETAMVYYDEAKDYLVEARLLPLAAAAGFGNDVDAYIKRVTVDPVERRRAVDALTINETSWYRDLSPYQAFTEHMLPRLLETRAASRHLRIWSAACSSGQEAYSIAMLLDQHLPAGWTAEILATDVSEAMVARVATGRYSQVEMNRGLPATSLVKYFTRVGSEWEVVPQLRQMVRARSLNLAEPFLGVGGFDVILLRNVLIYFEASMKYDILRRIHHHLDHDGYLLLGSTETTLDMPAHVADLWRTEPLGRVQAHRSTSSTPLASPIGA; encoded by the coding sequence ATGTCAGCGACCAGCTTCCAGCTCATCTCGACGCTCGTGCGTCGGGAGACGGCGATGGTCTACTACGACGAGGCGAAGGACTACCTCGTCGAGGCCCGCCTGCTGCCGCTCGCGGCCGCCGCCGGCTTCGGGAACGACGTCGACGCCTACATCAAGCGGGTGACGGTCGACCCGGTCGAGCGCCGCAGGGCCGTGGACGCGCTGACGATCAACGAGACCAGTTGGTACCGCGACCTGTCGCCGTACCAGGCCTTCACCGAGCACATGCTGCCCCGCCTCCTGGAGACGCGTGCTGCCTCCCGGCACCTGCGGATCTGGTCCGCGGCCTGCTCGAGCGGCCAGGAGGCGTACTCGATCGCGATGCTGCTCGACCAGCACCTGCCGGCCGGCTGGACGGCCGAGATCCTCGCGACGGACGTCTCCGAGGCGATGGTGGCGCGGGTGGCCACGGGGCGTTACAGCCAGGTCGAGATGAACCGCGGCCTGCCCGCGACGAGCCTGGTGAAGTACTTCACCCGGGTGGGCAGCGAATGGGAGGTCGTCCCGCAGCTGAGGCAGATGGTCCGCGCCCGCTCCCTCAACCTCGCCGAGCCGTTCCTCGGCGTCGGCGGCTTCGACGTCATCCTCCTGCGCAACGTCCTCATCTACTTCGAGGCGAGCATGAAGTACGACATCCTCCGCCGGATCCACCACCACCTGGACCACGACGGTTATCTCCTGCTGGGCTCCACCGAGACGACCCTCGACATGCCCGCCCACGTCGCCGACCTCTGGCGCACTGAGCCCCTGGGCCGGGTCCAGGCTCACCGCAGCACCTCATCCACTCCTCTCGCCTCACCGATCGGAGCATGA
- a CDS encoding protein-glutamate methylesterase/protein-glutamine glutaminase has product MIRVLIVDDSALIRRLIASALLDAHEIEIVGKARDGLEAIDMVEELQPDVVTLDIEMPRLDGLGALERIRASHPRLPVIMFSTLTERGAAATLEALSRGASDYVTKPSNTGSVAEGLASVRDQLVPRIRALAGMRLLAPATPAPRPRRAEPVVSGTKAHAGPPEVLLIGCSTGGPDALATLLTDLPAHLPVPVLVVQHMPPVFTTMLAQRLDKISPFTVREAVEGDVPRAGTVLLAPGDFHVRVVARAGGVALKLDQGPQENFCRPAVDVLFRTASEVYGGRAVATILTGMGQDGLEGVRALAEKGARVLVQDEASSVVWGMPGAVAMAGLADEVLPLPHLPHRVARACMSMQVGT; this is encoded by the coding sequence GTGATCCGTGTGCTCATCGTCGACGACTCGGCCCTCATCAGAAGGCTGATCGCCTCGGCCCTCCTGGACGCACATGAGATCGAGATCGTGGGCAAGGCGCGCGACGGTCTCGAGGCCATCGACATGGTGGAGGAGCTGCAGCCCGACGTGGTCACGCTCGACATCGAGATGCCCCGCCTCGACGGACTCGGTGCACTCGAGCGGATCCGCGCGTCGCACCCGCGCCTGCCCGTCATCATGTTCTCCACGCTCACTGAGCGCGGCGCGGCCGCGACCCTCGAGGCGCTCTCGCGCGGTGCCTCGGACTACGTGACCAAGCCGTCGAACACCGGCTCCGTCGCCGAGGGACTCGCCTCCGTCCGCGACCAGCTCGTCCCGCGGATCCGTGCGCTCGCGGGCATGCGCCTGCTGGCTCCTGCCACCCCGGCGCCCAGGCCGCGTCGCGCTGAACCCGTCGTCAGTGGGACGAAGGCCCACGCCGGCCCGCCGGAGGTCCTCCTCATCGGCTGCTCCACCGGCGGTCCCGACGCGCTCGCCACGCTGCTCACCGACCTGCCGGCCCACCTCCCGGTGCCGGTGCTCGTCGTCCAGCACATGCCGCCGGTCTTCACCACGATGCTCGCCCAGCGACTCGACAAGATCTCACCGTTCACCGTGCGTGAGGCGGTGGAGGGCGACGTACCGAGGGCGGGGACGGTGCTGCTGGCACCCGGCGACTTCCACGTCCGCGTCGTCGCACGGGCCGGGGGAGTGGCCCTCAAGCTGGACCAGGGGCCGCAGGAGAACTTCTGCCGCCCTGCCGTGGACGTCCTCTTCCGGACGGCGTCGGAGGTGTACGGCGGCCGCGCGGTCGCCACGATCCTGACCGGGATGGGCCAGGACGGACTCGAGGGAGTCCGCGCGCTTGCCGAGAAGGGTGCCCGTGTCCTGGTGCAGGACGAGGCCAGCTCGGTCGTGTGGGGCATGCCCGGCGCGGTTGCGATGGCGGGTCTGGCGGACGAGGTCCTGCCGCTTCCCCACCTCCCCCACCGGGTGGCCCGCGCATGCATGTCTATGCAGGTCGGGACCTAG